One genomic segment of Kordiimonas sp. SCSIO 12603 includes these proteins:
- a CDS encoding alpha/beta hydrolase-fold protein, with the protein MKSILSLLLVGTIATTTIHTYSANAYMGFQEAKETEAVTVELGKRYLLQSGILEEEREILVHLPKSYDPSDGNTQKYPVIVVLDGDSHFGHATLGSGLLEENSRMPEAIIVAIPNGRGTRGRDMAREMDKFRNFIGNEVLPFVEAKFPTSGHKTLFGHSLAGYFTLSVLADDGDMFDAYVAASPVVQVRNSELLGKFEKIFSEKAGLTKSLYFTLADEAEEGVRATSALNNMVALFKEKAPENFDWRYDFIDNQVHMTTPFLTVYQGLSHSFADYQAPRYVTKEEFEKAGGMAGLQAFFERRAGKYNTPDTIPSEVMQNTGFLYSSAGDHEGAIKLLAANLDNHKEDLFAYHALGRAYGAAELFEDAVKTYEMAVVLAEKQESSDLGFLKRQVERYKKSLSQ; encoded by the coding sequence ATGAAATCAATTCTAAGCCTGTTGCTGGTGGGGACTATTGCAACAACTACCATTCATACATATTCAGCAAATGCCTACATGGGTTTTCAGGAAGCGAAGGAAACTGAAGCTGTTACTGTTGAACTAGGAAAACGTTATTTGCTTCAATCTGGTATTTTGGAGGAAGAACGGGAAATACTCGTTCATTTACCAAAAAGCTATGATCCTTCGGACGGTAATACTCAGAAATATCCTGTTATTGTTGTGCTGGACGGTGACAGCCATTTCGGGCATGCAACTCTTGGCTCAGGGCTGCTTGAAGAAAACAGCCGTATGCCGGAAGCGATTATTGTTGCTATCCCGAATGGCAGAGGGACACGCGGCCGGGATATGGCGCGCGAGATGGATAAGTTCCGTAATTTTATTGGAAACGAAGTGTTGCCGTTTGTAGAAGCCAAGTTTCCAACAAGTGGCCATAAAACACTGTTTGGTCATTCCCTTGCGGGATATTTCACTCTGAGTGTTCTTGCTGATGACGGTGATATGTTTGATGCCTACGTGGCTGCGAGCCCTGTGGTGCAGGTAAGAAACAGCGAACTTCTTGGTAAATTTGAAAAAATATTCTCTGAGAAAGCGGGATTAACTAAATCTCTCTATTTCACTCTTGCTGATGAAGCTGAAGAAGGTGTGCGTGCAACATCTGCTCTTAACAATATGGTTGCGCTCTTTAAGGAAAAAGCACCAGAGAACTTTGATTGGCGCTATGACTTTATCGATAATCAAGTACATATGACCACACCGTTCCTAACGGTTTATCAAGGTTTGTCTCATAGTTTTGCCGATTATCAGGCGCCTCGGTATGTTACCAAAGAAGAGTTTGAAAAAGCGGGTGGAATGGCAGGGCTGCAAGCGTTTTTTGAGCGCAGGGCTGGTAAATATAACACTCCAGATACTATCCCGAGCGAGGTGATGCAAAATACTGGTTTCCTTTATAGCAGTGCAGGAGATCATGAGGGCGCTATCAAACTGTTAGCTGCCAACCTTGATAACCATAAAGAAGATCTGTTTGCTTATCATGCGCTTGGGCGCGCTTATGGCGCTGCGGAGCTTTTTGAAGATGCCGTGAAAACCTATGAAATGGCAGTTGTTCTTGCAGAAAAACAAGAATCTTCGGACCTCGGCTTTTTGAAGCGACAAGTTGAACGCTATAAGAAAAGCCTTTCTCAGTGA
- a CDS encoding helix-turn-helix domain-containing protein encodes MNPAILDIAEVAKLSGLPASTIRFYEEKDLVRSIGRRGLRRLFEPNVLLRLQLIVLGQQSGFSLEEIGAMFTEGGTEINREQLLVKADELDRNIKQLTAMRDGLRHAAVCEAPSHLECPRFQKVMKITNKKYLRDRQKQKI; translated from the coding sequence ATGAACCCTGCTATCCTTGATATTGCTGAGGTTGCGAAACTATCTGGTTTGCCTGCATCTACCATCAGGTTTTATGAAGAGAAGGATCTTGTTCGCTCAATCGGCAGGCGAGGGTTAAGGCGTTTGTTTGAGCCAAATGTACTGCTTCGGCTTCAGCTTATAGTGTTGGGGCAACAATCAGGTTTTTCGTTGGAAGAGATTGGAGCAATGTTCACTGAAGGCGGTACCGAAATTAACCGAGAACAGTTGCTTGTGAAGGCTGATGAGCTTGATAGGAACATAAAGCAACTTACCGCCATGAGAGATGGTTTGAGGCATGCAGCTGTATGTGAAGCACCAAGTCATTTAGAATGTCCTCGTTTCCAAAAGGTGATGAAAATCACCAATAAAAAATATCTTCGAGACCGGCAGAAGCAAAAAATATAA
- a CDS encoding sensor histidine kinase gives MNLSSVTNAIAPYLSGLLVIFGNSVFYMFMKDGAGLTNYLYTLTRFTLELGPIVLLLSTYSPKTIERRWIYRLIILLTGPAILMGLANQSHTAPYVISDIFSFLLLWLIYGIEYVNGWFSTRQKNQIKFNINLDNALFSLAVIASFIAALFLGSHPEAIYNQPIPMEINFRHIFENIPTFIFFWLQMLLLYMCLYVLYYINHHVLINHFLSKHGVVAYVFAGFMTLILLYPPLTYIALNLPISGGSQPLTPSGDDNIFSIHNFNMGFAVLAGSLPLILAFKWQENSRQLSEAGKRQLEAELTLLQQQINPHFLFNSLNSLYALTLTKSVKAPEAVLQLAGLFRYVVYKGDKERVPLAEEFAYLQDYLALQQLRMGEDCQFNVHFGNTSSNHTIAPLMLIVFIENAFKHGLEGNNKNSWLRISATIEDNKLTFICENSILRTYKNSTPGIGLKNVHKRLNLQYKDQHTLNIIKMQDRFCISLVMDL, from the coding sequence ATGAACCTATCCAGTGTTACAAACGCTATTGCCCCCTACCTCTCTGGGCTCTTAGTGATCTTTGGAAACAGCGTATTTTATATGTTTATGAAAGATGGTGCGGGACTTACCAATTACCTTTACACTCTCACACGCTTTACTCTTGAGTTGGGGCCAATAGTTTTACTTCTAAGTACATACAGCCCAAAAACCATTGAACGCCGCTGGATATACCGTCTTATTATTCTGCTTACGGGGCCTGCGATTTTAATGGGTTTAGCCAACCAATCACACACTGCCCCATATGTCATCAGTGATATTTTCAGTTTTCTTTTGTTATGGCTGATTTACGGTATTGAATATGTGAATGGTTGGTTTAGCACACGGCAAAAAAACCAGATTAAATTCAACATCAATCTTGATAATGCTCTATTTTCACTGGCGGTGATTGCCAGCTTTATAGCGGCTCTTTTCCTGGGGTCTCATCCAGAGGCAATCTATAACCAGCCTATCCCCATGGAAATAAATTTCAGGCATATTTTTGAAAACATACCCACCTTCATCTTCTTCTGGCTTCAAATGCTGCTCTTATATATGTGCCTTTATGTGCTCTATTATATAAATCATCACGTACTGATTAACCACTTCCTCAGCAAGCACGGTGTGGTGGCTTATGTTTTCGCGGGCTTTATGACGCTTATCCTTCTTTATCCACCGCTAACTTATATAGCCCTCAACTTACCAATAAGCGGCGGCAGCCAACCACTAACCCCAAGCGGAGATGACAACATCTTCAGCATTCATAATTTTAATATGGGTTTTGCGGTACTAGCCGGTAGCTTACCATTGATACTGGCGTTTAAATGGCAAGAAAACTCCAGGCAGTTATCAGAGGCAGGAAAACGACAGTTAGAAGCTGAACTTACACTGCTACAACAACAGATAAACCCTCATTTTCTCTTTAATTCACTTAATAGTCTTTATGCTCTCACCCTAACCAAATCAGTGAAAGCCCCAGAAGCCGTACTGCAACTTGCGGGACTTTTCAGATACGTAGTTTATAAAGGCGATAAGGAACGTGTGCCACTGGCAGAGGAATTTGCTTACCTACAAGATTACCTAGCTCTACAGCAACTGAGAATGGGAGAAGACTGCCAATTTAATGTCCATTTCGGCAATACCAGTTCCAATCACACCATTGCCCCCTTGATGTTAATCGTTTTTATCGAAAATGCCTTCAAACACGGCTTGGAAGGAAACAACAAAAACTCATGGTTACGTATCTCAGCGACCATAGAAGATAACAAGCTTACTTTCATTTGTGAGAATTCCATCCTGCGAACTTATAAAAACAGCACTCCCGGCATTGGCCTCAAAAATGTTCATAAACGCTTGAATTTGCAGTATAAAGATCAGCATACTCTCAATATCATAAAAATGCAGGATCGTTTCTGTATCTCACTGGTAATGGACCTTTAA
- the tmpT gene encoding thiopurine S-methyltransferase produces MDEQFWHQKWAKNEIRFHLSEANPKLVKYFGELKLYENSRIFLPLCGKTKDIGWLLSNGHSVVGAELSEAAITQLFEELELEPTVTAAGSMKLYSAENIDIYVGNIFDLTDRMLGLVDAVFDRGALVALPAEMRKRYAAHIIDITEGAHQLLICLEYDPALRNGPPFPITDTEVTQHYFDTYQLKLLVKDPLPHEEFDISPVTENAWLLKNK; encoded by the coding sequence ATGGATGAACAATTTTGGCACCAGAAATGGGCAAAGAATGAGATTCGCTTCCACCTAAGCGAGGCAAACCCAAAGCTTGTGAAATATTTCGGCGAACTTAAGCTATATGAGAATAGCCGCATTTTCTTGCCGCTTTGTGGCAAAACCAAAGATATTGGCTGGCTATTATCGAACGGACATTCCGTTGTTGGCGCAGAACTTAGCGAAGCAGCTATCACGCAGTTATTTGAAGAATTAGAGCTAGAGCCAACAGTCACTGCCGCCGGTTCCATGAAACTCTACAGTGCAGAGAATATAGATATTTATGTGGGTAATATCTTTGATCTGACAGACAGAATGTTAGGCCTTGTCGACGCTGTGTTCGACCGCGGAGCACTGGTGGCTTTACCCGCTGAAATGAGAAAACGCTATGCAGCCCATATAATCGATATCACTGAGGGCGCCCACCAACTTCTTATCTGTTTGGAATATGATCCTGCCCTCAGGAATGGACCTCCTTTTCCAATCACGGATACAGAGGTAACCCAGCATTATTTTGATACCTATCAGCTTAAATTGCTGGTGAAAGACCCACTACCGCATGAAGAATTTGATATCTCCCCCGTTACCGAAAACGCTTGGCTATTGAAAAACAAGTAG
- a CDS encoding serine hydrolase, which produces MRRMHMLFAVVLLPFTLLACSEQQTQQSENLQQYADKLMEQAYLDLIPGAIIAVSRGDEIIYRGARGQANAELEVPLNPGHVMRIGSVTKQFAAAAILKLVDDGKLNLDDPLSKFLPDYPNGENITVLQLLNHTSGIKSYTSIEGVMDGPIRLDATTEEMISSFKDIPVDFKPGESWAYNNSGYVLLGAIIEKITGKAWYAYMQEAIFNEYDLKKTEFGGNDLLIRGLTNGYTLIDGNLAPAPILSMTQPHAAGALVSTPEDLLRWNIALHNGKLLKDATYRQMITPQGKALEAEYGFGINNQQFRGEVMLSHGGGIHGFNSFLMYLPKSEIGVAIIQNSDSPLSDFRPSEIAFRIAAYALGNPFPEPVVEDLSKSELREYEGVYQINEHENREIRLMGDQLTSKRTGGVPLPLMPIGGDQFLFDNGMDVLKFTRDEGAEISGMELKTIKDSEGTFSALVTTTLPKNVSAANLSSAQKKRITGTYQGGPGLILHVRMEGRKILVQLEGQAELEATAQTANLYFLPQTGASLEFGKGDQAPNVTLSQGGRSVTLERAPH; this is translated from the coding sequence ATGCGCCGTATGCATATGCTTTTTGCCGTTGTTCTGCTGCCTTTCACATTGCTGGCATGCTCTGAACAACAAACACAACAATCAGAAAACCTACAACAATATGCCGATAAGCTGATGGAACAGGCTTATCTGGACCTTATTCCGGGCGCTATCATTGCTGTCTCCAGAGGCGATGAAATCATATACCGCGGCGCACGCGGGCAAGCCAATGCTGAACTTGAGGTTCCTCTTAACCCAGGCCATGTGATGCGGATTGGTTCAGTAACCAAACAGTTTGCAGCCGCCGCCATTTTAAAACTTGTGGATGACGGTAAGTTAAACCTTGATGACCCACTATCAAAGTTTTTGCCTGATTACCCAAACGGTGAAAACATTACCGTACTTCAGCTTCTCAACCATACATCAGGTATTAAAAGCTATACCAGCATTGAAGGCGTAATGGATGGCCCTATTCGCCTAGATGCCACCACAGAGGAAATGATCTCAAGCTTCAAAGATATTCCAGTTGATTTTAAACCGGGTGAAAGTTGGGCATACAATAATTCTGGTTATGTACTTCTAGGCGCCATCATTGAGAAAATCACAGGGAAAGCTTGGTATGCATATATGCAGGAAGCGATTTTCAATGAGTATGACCTCAAGAAAACGGAGTTTGGTGGTAATGACCTGCTAATCCGCGGCCTCACCAACGGTTATACGCTTATTGACGGCAATCTTGCTCCTGCCCCCATTCTTAGTATGACACAACCCCATGCTGCAGGCGCTTTGGTATCCACACCTGAAGATCTTCTGCGCTGGAACATAGCCTTGCATAACGGTAAACTGCTGAAAGATGCCACTTACAGACAAATGATAACGCCGCAAGGCAAAGCCCTAGAAGCTGAATATGGTTTCGGTATTAATAACCAGCAGTTTAGGGGAGAAGTGATGCTTTCACACGGTGGTGGCATTCATGGTTTCAACAGCTTTCTAATGTATCTACCGAAATCAGAAATTGGCGTAGCAATTATTCAGAACTCAGATAGTCCCCTATCCGATTTCCGTCCATCAGAAATCGCGTTCCGTATCGCGGCCTATGCACTTGGCAACCCATTCCCCGAGCCTGTGGTTGAGGATCTAAGCAAAAGCGAACTTCGCGAATATGAAGGTGTGTACCAAATCAACGAACATGAAAACCGTGAAATACGCTTGATGGGTGACCAGCTTACATCAAAACGCACTGGCGGTGTACCACTGCCGCTGATGCCAATTGGCGGTGACCAGTTCCTGTTTGATAACGGCATGGATGTTTTGAAATTCACCCGTGATGAAGGTGCTGAAATATCTGGCATGGAGCTGAAAACCATCAAAGATAGCGAAGGCACTTTCAGCGCACTTGTTACAACAACGCTACCGAAGAACGTAAGCGCAGCCAACCTTTCTTCTGCGCAGAAAAAGCGTATCACTGGCACATACCAAGGCGGGCCCGGGCTTATCCTTCATGTACGCATGGAAGGCCGTAAAATACTGGTTCAACTGGAAGGACAAGCTGAACTGGAAGCAACAGCCCAAACGGCCAACCTTTACTTCCTGCCACAAACAGGTGCGTCATTAGAGTTTGGAAAAGGAGATCAGGCGCCTAACGTGACCTTAAGCCAAGGCGGACGTTCAGTTACACTGGAACGCGCTCCTCACTAA
- a CDS encoding PadR family transcriptional regulator, whose translation MRRGILEFCIVSLLAKDEIYTAELIDRLKAANLIVTDGTLYPMLNRLQKAKLLQYRWVESEAGPPRKYYALTEEGTAFLAKLDAAWQDMTDSVESIRRGQNDE comes from the coding sequence ATGCGACGCGGGATACTTGAGTTCTGCATTGTCAGCTTGCTGGCAAAGGATGAAATTTATACCGCCGAGCTAATAGATCGTCTGAAGGCAGCGAACCTAATCGTCACTGATGGCACGCTATATCCAATGCTCAACCGTTTGCAGAAAGCGAAGCTCCTGCAATACCGTTGGGTGGAGTCTGAAGCCGGTCCGCCGCGTAAATATTACGCGCTAACAGAAGAAGGGACAGCGTTTCTCGCGAAGTTAGACGCTGCCTGGCAAGATATGACAGATTCCGTGGAATCTATCCGCAGAGGACAGAACGATGAATAA
- a CDS encoding LytTR family DNA-binding domain-containing protein: MIKALIIDDEPLAHEIIKTYLNEVDDVEISGHCHSAQNALEFLKTEQVDLIFLDIEMPVLSGLDFLSMLKEKPAIIITSAYEEYALESYNFDVTDYLLKPYRFDRFEQALEKVRHRISNASQPPAAPEEAAPIQDSLLIKVDSKHIHVRFEDIHHLEAYGNYVKVWRGDNYLLTPASLISFEKSLPSNRFIRIHKSFIARKDAIDFIEDDTVVFKTGLRLPIGKTHRKNLLNW; this comes from the coding sequence ATGATAAAAGCACTGATCATTGATGATGAACCTCTCGCGCATGAGATTATAAAAACATACCTGAATGAAGTAGATGATGTAGAAATCTCCGGGCACTGCCATTCAGCCCAAAATGCGCTAGAATTCCTCAAAACCGAGCAGGTTGACCTGATCTTCCTTGATATCGAAATGCCAGTTTTAAGCGGACTTGATTTTTTAAGCATGCTTAAAGAAAAGCCCGCAATTATCATCACATCAGCTTACGAAGAATATGCGTTGGAGAGCTATAACTTCGATGTAACTGATTATCTTCTTAAACCCTACCGGTTTGACCGATTTGAGCAAGCACTTGAAAAAGTGAGACACCGCATTTCCAATGCCAGCCAACCACCAGCAGCACCGGAAGAAGCTGCCCCCATACAAGATAGCCTGCTGATTAAGGTAGACAGCAAACATATTCACGTGCGGTTTGAAGATATCCACCATCTGGAAGCGTATGGCAATTACGTAAAAGTATGGCGAGGGGATAACTATCTACTAACACCAGCCTCCTTGATAAGTTTCGAGAAAAGCCTGCCCTCAAACCGTTTTATACGCATCCATAAATCCTTTATAGCCCGCAAGGATGCGATCGATTTCATCGAAGACGACACGGTAGTTTTCAAAACTGGCCTACGTCTACCTATTGGAAAAACACACCGGAAAAACTTACTTAACTGGTAA
- a CDS encoding serine hydrolase has product MISRNRNILKTPNGLNVLRTGALGLCALVVTGVQQVAAQESQSTESRIQKLDSYFERCEGYKICNGTVLVTDGGQLVYTKTMGQAGVDAGVKLEANHQFDIGSITKQFTATAIMRLKDQGKLAFDDDVRKYLPELAYEGITIRHLLNHTSGVPEVMGYYSQQYRQGKVKENITNDGLLKVLAEFKMPVRFGPQEKWAYSNTGYTLLASIVERVSEKSFSIFLDDEFFNPLGMKDTVLRTPDTEDEIDKRAYGFSTQLTGEIRKNDQIPFFYLVGGGGIYATISDLHKWEQALSAGQLVSAESWKEATTPITLADGSTKEYGFGWGLRASKLGAERVAHGGHWRGFKAAFEMFPNKDRSIIMLTNNGADDSVDQAVDDVEAILEGKEPAPLKRSIAQALYKVVSEGGADAAQQFVKQTASKYYFDEDELNRLGYFLLGNDKIAEAIAVFEINTETFPTSANTFDSLAEAFLKAGQKAKAVATYEKVLKLDPDFEGAQEKLAELRVGK; this is encoded by the coding sequence ATGATCAGCAGAAATCGTAATATTCTAAAAACACCTAATGGATTGAATGTGCTCCGCACCGGCGCTTTGGGGCTTTGCGCTCTTGTGGTGACAGGTGTCCAGCAGGTTGCGGCACAGGAAAGCCAGAGTACCGAAAGCAGAATTCAAAAGTTGGATAGCTATTTTGAACGCTGTGAGGGTTACAAAATTTGTAACGGAACTGTTCTGGTAACAGATGGTGGGCAACTGGTTTATACTAAAACAATGGGGCAAGCCGGTGTCGATGCAGGCGTGAAACTGGAAGCAAATCATCAATTCGATATTGGTTCTATCACCAAGCAGTTTACCGCTACTGCAATTATGCGCCTTAAGGATCAAGGTAAGTTGGCGTTTGATGATGATGTGCGAAAATATCTCCCGGAATTGGCATATGAAGGCATTACCATTCGGCATCTGTTGAACCATACATCGGGGGTGCCAGAAGTGATGGGGTATTATTCACAGCAGTACCGGCAAGGTAAAGTGAAGGAGAATATCACTAATGATGGCCTATTGAAGGTGCTTGCAGAATTTAAAATGCCTGTTCGCTTCGGGCCTCAGGAAAAATGGGCTTATAGTAATACAGGCTATACCTTGCTGGCTTCAATTGTTGAGCGGGTGTCTGAAAAATCCTTTTCGATTTTTCTGGATGATGAGTTCTTTAATCCTCTGGGTATGAAAGACACAGTTTTGCGTACACCAGATACAGAAGATGAAATTGATAAAAGAGCTTATGGATTCAGCACGCAATTAACTGGGGAAATCCGCAAGAACGACCAAATACCGTTTTTCTATCTGGTAGGCGGCGGTGGTATCTATGCCACGATTTCTGATCTGCATAAGTGGGAACAAGCCCTTTCTGCGGGACAGTTGGTTTCAGCGGAAAGTTGGAAGGAAGCCACTACACCTATCACCCTAGCTGACGGCAGTACTAAAGAATACGGGTTTGGTTGGGGTTTGAGGGCTAGCAAGCTTGGCGCAGAACGGGTGGCTCACGGGGGGCATTGGCGCGGATTTAAGGCAGCGTTTGAAATGTTCCCGAATAAAGACCGTAGTATCATTATGCTCACGAATAACGGAGCAGACGATAGTGTTGATCAGGCGGTGGATGATGTAGAAGCTATTCTTGAAGGCAAGGAGCCCGCCCCCCTTAAGCGTTCAATAGCGCAAGCGCTCTATAAGGTGGTTAGTGAAGGCGGAGCTGATGCCGCGCAGCAATTTGTTAAGCAAACTGCGAGCAAATATTATTTTGATGAAGATGAATTAAACCGACTTGGTTACTTCCTTTTGGGAAATGATAAAATTGCTGAAGCGATTGCTGTTTTTGAAATTAATACAGAGACATTCCCCACATCGGCAAACACGTTCGATAGTCTTGCGGAAGCTTTTTTGAAGGCCGGGCAAAAAGCGAAAGCAGTGGCTACTTATGAAAAAGTGTTGAAGCTTGATCCTGATTTTGAAGGTGCCCAAGAAAAGCTCGCGGAGCTTAGAGTAGGGAAATAA